One stretch of Akkermansia sp. RCC_12PD DNA includes these proteins:
- a CDS encoding MG2 domain-containing protein, with protein sequence MKHHSFIVACLLGICSIASSLAATTVRYPSSVPSHLATGQPFQLVFDKAVVASSEVGKPLKPGLLSVSPDLKFSSKWIAPNVLECRPQDIIHFRASYEWKPEEGARFQDGSPIPEDAVRLTGRRKLNADLESTSRYWRNDEIYPWESFFLVLPDYVPGEEALLNKTYFTTVLTDEQKKAGVEPHTIASRMRPALLKEVREAEAYRVRYRVQGREFQGKPDDTPVPGVYVVEPETLFSYGSTYYFVIPDIGEASPQGKQSEKWDERLGKVAKFSCSAYYGTVSDQEGRLTMKWTQPVKIENVDQFFRDHAEFFIGKNNNPMPYDEKVRGFTAMVENEATGQNQEVVIRPDRERLAKVKLVRPDWYGSLPVLVCGSNPVFNLKWRWKNVRSVDGQRLEGTNAGSHVEVRPENPSLFLDAGNNGIMSAGSRKLKASVSNLKDLTVRGYRIREDAQHRTLTAYKKIYERDQAAPLPRTVTDKDDRHFLPAELLSADRKEVMKVDVRGKTEAVIGLDELFGGKADPGMYFIEVEGQVSDPVLAAYKLFGVPGPDGTRKEFNKEKQAAYAVQAVVQVTDLGVLHKKTADDMFVYVYSLATGKATEKAEAQLLDADGSLLASASVEKGTVRLPMSGKAAYLRVRSGADSYLSPLKDWNGRVGLWSFDVETLPYWWNELGLNPATTAENKVFMFSDRNLYRPTETMHLKGIMRTLLDNKLSVTPVEEVQLTIRDGRQREVAVRQVKPSDAGTFDLDFNFPEGETGMYSITAKLRLKGDAEEDSDEDNDGEYDSNRYYRREFNRKNREFRYSVEVAEFKRNEFEVESVIHDLKPGDKVLKADVKATNFTGTPVSGGKVNWGLRSIFSNFYPAGYKDYRFGDYRNEDYGYWDAYYGYSGGSPSSGMQQQSAVLDANGKNAVEFSLDGQAFPRVRKLILTASVTNGNEQLIKAARNATWNPASVFVGVKNISSICRQGTPLDLRLIAVGLDGKPYAGGDLPLNLEVTRTAFQSTRYDGDHTTTVRNEPLTSTVEKKELVLAPSDSANLQEGGKPVSIPTTQDGIYEVTLSGRDPEGREFRTAVKYWVYGSDVSPWEYHDGLKVKIIPDKQLYKPGDTARLLVQTPIEGEVIVTVEREKVLRSFTRTLTLDNPVIEIPLESMDAPNVYVSVFLVKGADLSSRKVQNPQLKLGYAALKVQSADNMLNVEMKVPAGMSLPGSIATVSGVVTDHRGKPVRNADVCLFAEDEGTLQVIGYRTPQPIRYFYADRPLSVGTWTTLEQILDEDWGSRSTDNKGMFIGGGDGVFGSPMNAAAQQAVYLREDFNPCAVWLSSIRTDEQGRFKASYRNPDTLTRYRVMAVVLAGDSDFGNGEGAYVVNKPIMLEPAPPFTATAGDSLNIPVTVSQTGTRKGKWTVTLKSNDIAAVPQPTQTLTLEGNQPKTLVFNVKFHKSGEARLIWEIRAADAEGVSYSSGVYSLLRDAAANTFEVVPPFPDLRELRCFSLSSGSTLDVPGMLSTPFLPGTPVQVTLSTSPLIYANGSVNFLLRYPYGCLEQLSSSTLPWIYEPLLAKYLPDFKGKTKEERSKALRGGIQKILRNQLPDGGLAYWQGGTSVSEYCPYAALVLTLARESGIDVPEKPLDKLYGYLARSLSNNPQGDLLGAWVLARAKRLPDSLLNRLLDRSGSLSPENRMYLALAVALSSRPDAETLGRRLINTEPEKKESSHIQLLRGLADMSLSSGDAAARIRLARLIMDRTSRPFGERPLYTTWSSGWDVMLLGEYLKEVKESSVSAPFRVDRGAQVTSGTCSLASPAQFRTAVGEKAVLSLPDAGSTVYGNAEAHGRSKTQEDGAAVNRGFAVSRVYEKLNSEGKWEPAAEFAVGDLVRITLHVDKGPTPLSYVVMEDYLPSALEAVNPALLSQIPGGRENEAASQGDRWFYWNSWVSHREFLKDRVRFFADTWSRERFTARYLARVTKSGTVIAPSAKAELMYRPEVYGLSIPQKLTVLHGEEK encoded by the coding sequence ATGAAACATCATTCTTTTATTGTTGCTTGCCTATTAGGTATTTGCAGCATCGCGTCCTCTCTTGCCGCCACAACGGTGCGCTATCCCTCTTCCGTTCCTTCCCATTTGGCGACGGGACAGCCCTTCCAGCTTGTGTTTGACAAGGCCGTGGTGGCGTCCTCCGAGGTTGGCAAGCCGTTGAAGCCGGGCTTGCTGAGTGTTTCTCCAGACTTGAAGTTTTCTTCCAAATGGATTGCCCCGAATGTTTTGGAGTGCCGTCCGCAGGATATCATCCATTTCAGGGCCAGTTATGAATGGAAACCGGAGGAAGGAGCGCGTTTTCAGGACGGCTCCCCCATTCCGGAGGACGCCGTCCGCCTGACAGGGCGCAGGAAGTTGAATGCCGATCTGGAATCCACAAGCCGTTATTGGAGGAATGATGAAATTTATCCTTGGGAGAGTTTTTTCCTGGTGCTCCCCGATTACGTTCCTGGAGAAGAAGCCCTGCTGAATAAAACTTATTTTACCACGGTTTTGACGGATGAGCAGAAGAAAGCCGGCGTGGAACCCCATACGATTGCTTCCAGAATGAGGCCGGCGCTTTTGAAGGAGGTGCGGGAGGCGGAGGCGTACCGCGTAAGGTACCGGGTGCAGGGCAGGGAGTTTCAGGGCAAGCCGGACGATACGCCCGTTCCAGGCGTGTACGTAGTAGAACCGGAAACCCTGTTTTCTTATGGCAGCACTTATTATTTTGTCATTCCGGACATTGGAGAGGCCTCTCCGCAGGGCAAACAGTCTGAGAAGTGGGATGAAAGACTGGGCAAGGTGGCCAAATTTTCCTGTTCCGCGTATTATGGCACGGTGTCAGATCAGGAAGGTCGTCTGACCATGAAATGGACGCAGCCGGTAAAGATAGAGAATGTGGATCAATTTTTCCGTGACCATGCCGAGTTTTTCATCGGGAAAAATAACAACCCCATGCCTTATGACGAAAAGGTTCGCGGCTTTACCGCCATGGTGGAGAATGAGGCTACGGGACAGAATCAAGAGGTAGTGATACGCCCGGATCGTGAACGTCTGGCAAAGGTGAAGCTTGTGCGGCCGGATTGGTACGGTTCCCTGCCCGTGCTGGTATGCGGAAGCAATCCCGTCTTTAATTTGAAGTGGAGGTGGAAAAACGTCCGTTCCGTGGACGGCCAGAGGCTGGAAGGCACAAATGCCGGCTCCCATGTGGAAGTGCGCCCGGAAAATCCCTCCCTGTTTCTGGATGCGGGGAATAACGGCATCATGTCTGCCGGGTCGCGCAAATTGAAGGCTTCCGTTAGCAATTTGAAGGATTTGACCGTACGCGGCTACCGCATTCGTGAAGATGCGCAGCACCGGACGCTCACAGCCTACAAGAAGATTTACGAACGGGACCAGGCGGCTCCGCTGCCGCGTACCGTCACGGACAAGGACGACAGGCATTTTCTTCCTGCCGAACTCCTTTCCGCAGACAGAAAGGAAGTGATGAAGGTGGATGTGCGCGGCAAGACGGAAGCCGTGATCGGATTGGACGAGCTTTTCGGCGGGAAGGCGGACCCGGGCATGTACTTCATTGAGGTGGAAGGGCAGGTGAGCGATCCGGTATTGGCGGCATACAAGCTTTTCGGCGTGCCGGGACCGGACGGGACCAGGAAGGAATTCAACAAGGAGAAGCAGGCAGCCTACGCCGTACAGGCTGTCGTGCAGGTGACGGACCTGGGCGTCCTGCACAAGAAGACGGCGGATGACATGTTCGTGTACGTATATTCTCTGGCTACGGGCAAGGCGACGGAAAAGGCGGAAGCACAGCTTCTGGATGCGGACGGCAGTCTTCTTGCATCCGCCTCCGTGGAGAAGGGCACGGTACGCCTGCCCATGAGCGGAAAGGCCGCCTATTTGCGCGTCCGGTCCGGAGCGGACAGTTACCTGAGCCCCTTGAAGGATTGGAACGGCCGCGTGGGGCTGTGGTCTTTTGACGTGGAGACGCTGCCTTACTGGTGGAATGAACTTGGCCTGAATCCCGCCACCACGGCGGAGAACAAGGTGTTCATGTTCTCGGACAGGAATCTGTACCGTCCGACGGAGACAATGCATTTGAAGGGGATCATGCGTACCCTGCTGGATAACAAGCTCAGCGTGACGCCCGTGGAAGAGGTGCAGCTGACGATCAGGGACGGCCGGCAGCGTGAAGTTGCCGTCAGGCAGGTGAAACCGTCGGATGCAGGTACGTTTGATCTGGATTTCAACTTCCCGGAAGGGGAAACGGGGATGTATTCCATTACCGCCAAATTGCGGTTGAAAGGAGATGCGGAGGAAGATTCCGATGAAGACAACGACGGCGAGTACGACAGCAACCGCTATTACCGCAGGGAGTTCAACCGGAAGAACCGGGAGTTCCGCTATTCCGTAGAGGTGGCGGAGTTCAAGCGCAATGAGTTTGAAGTGGAATCCGTGATTCATGACCTCAAACCCGGCGACAAGGTGTTGAAGGCCGACGTGAAAGCCACGAATTTCACCGGAACGCCCGTTTCCGGAGGGAAGGTGAACTGGGGGCTGCGCAGCATTTTTTCCAATTTTTATCCGGCAGGATACAAGGATTACCGTTTCGGTGATTACCGGAATGAGGATTATGGGTATTGGGATGCTTATTACGGTTATTCCGGCGGAAGTCCCTCGTCAGGCATGCAGCAGCAGTCCGCTGTTCTGGACGCGAACGGGAAGAATGCCGTGGAGTTTTCCCTGGACGGGCAGGCTTTTCCGCGCGTCCGGAAATTGATACTGACCGCTTCCGTTACCAACGGGAATGAACAGTTGATCAAGGCTGCGCGCAATGCCACGTGGAATCCAGCCTCCGTATTCGTGGGCGTAAAGAATATTTCCTCCATCTGCCGCCAGGGTACGCCGCTGGATTTGCGGCTGATTGCCGTGGGTCTGGACGGCAAGCCTTACGCCGGAGGGGATTTGCCATTGAATTTGGAAGTAACCCGCACCGCCTTCCAGTCCACGCGTTATGATGGAGACCATACCACTACCGTGCGCAACGAACCATTGACAAGCACCGTTGAGAAGAAGGAACTGGTTCTCGCTCCGTCGGATTCCGCCAATCTTCAGGAAGGCGGCAAGCCCGTATCCATTCCTACAACGCAGGATGGCATTTATGAGGTGACGCTGTCCGGACGTGATCCGGAAGGCCGGGAATTCCGGACTGCCGTGAAGTACTGGGTGTACGGCAGCGACGTTTCTCCGTGGGAATATCATGACGGCTTGAAAGTGAAGATCATTCCGGACAAACAACTGTACAAGCCGGGAGATACGGCGCGTCTGCTGGTCCAGACGCCCATTGAAGGAGAGGTCATCGTGACGGTGGAACGCGAGAAGGTGCTGCGGAGCTTTACCAGGACGCTGACGCTGGACAATCCCGTTATAGAAATTCCGCTGGAGAGCATGGATGCTCCGAATGTTTATGTGTCCGTTTTCCTGGTCAAGGGGGCGGATTTAAGCAGCCGCAAGGTTCAGAATCCCCAGTTGAAGCTGGGATATGCCGCGCTGAAGGTGCAGTCGGCAGACAATATGCTGAATGTGGAGATGAAGGTTCCCGCCGGCATGTCCCTGCCGGGCTCCATCGCCACAGTCAGCGGCGTGGTCACGGACCACCGCGGCAAGCCTGTCCGCAATGCGGACGTATGCCTGTTTGCGGAAGATGAAGGCACCCTTCAAGTCATCGGTTACCGGACGCCGCAGCCCATCCGGTATTTTTATGCGGACCGTCCCTTGTCAGTGGGTACCTGGACGACGCTGGAGCAAATTCTGGATGAGGACTGGGGAAGCCGTTCCACGGATAACAAGGGCATGTTCATCGGAGGTGGGGACGGCGTTTTCGGTTCACCCATGAACGCTGCGGCGCAGCAGGCGGTGTATTTAAGGGAGGATTTCAACCCTTGCGCGGTCTGGCTTTCCTCCATCCGGACGGATGAACAGGGACGTTTCAAGGCTTCCTACAGGAATCCGGACACGTTGACCCGCTACCGGGTCATGGCCGTCGTTCTGGCGGGGGATTCCGACTTCGGCAACGGGGAAGGGGCTTATGTGGTGAACAAGCCCATCATGCTGGAACCTGCCCCTCCTTTCACCGCCACGGCAGGGGATTCCCTGAATATCCCGGTGACTGTCAGCCAAACGGGTACCAGGAAAGGGAAATGGACGGTAACGCTGAAGTCCAATGATATTGCCGCTGTTCCCCAGCCCACTCAAACGCTGACGCTGGAGGGAAATCAGCCGAAAACACTGGTTTTCAATGTTAAATTCCATAAGTCCGGAGAGGCCCGGCTGATATGGGAAATCCGTGCCGCGGATGCGGAAGGAGTGTCGTATTCCTCCGGTGTTTACTCCCTGCTGCGGGATGCCGCAGCCAATACGTTTGAGGTGGTTCCTCCCTTCCCGGATTTGCGTGAGTTGCGCTGTTTCTCCCTTTCTTCCGGCAGCACGCTGGATGTTCCCGGCATGTTATCTACGCCTTTCCTGCCGGGCACTCCCGTACAGGTGACTCTCAGCACATCGCCGCTCATTTATGCGAACGGAAGCGTGAATTTCCTGCTGCGTTATCCCTACGGCTGCCTGGAACAGCTTTCTTCATCCACCTTGCCTTGGATTTACGAACCGCTACTGGCCAAATATCTGCCCGATTTCAAAGGAAAGACTAAGGAAGAACGCAGCAAGGCTCTGAGGGGAGGCATCCAGAAGATTCTGAGAAACCAGCTTCCCGACGGGGGCCTGGCCTACTGGCAGGGCGGAACTTCGGTGAGCGAGTATTGCCCTTATGCCGCCCTGGTGCTTACTCTGGCACGGGAAAGCGGAATTGACGTTCCGGAAAAGCCCCTGGACAAGTTATACGGTTATCTGGCAAGGAGCTTGTCCAATAATCCCCAGGGGGATTTGCTGGGAGCATGGGTTCTTGCGCGGGCAAAGCGCCTGCCGGACTCCCTGCTGAACCGCCTGCTGGACAGGTCCGGTTCATTGAGTCCGGAAAACCGGATGTACCTGGCTTTGGCCGTAGCATTGTCTTCCCGTCCGGATGCCGAAACGCTGGGGCGTCGTCTGATAAATACGGAACCGGAGAAGAAGGAATCGTCCCATATTCAGCTTTTAAGAGGTCTGGCGGACATGTCCCTGTCTTCCGGCGATGCCGCTGCCCGGATCCGCCTGGCCCGGTTGATCATGGACAGGACGTCGCGCCCCTTTGGAGAAAGGCCTCTGTACACGACCTGGTCTTCCGGATGGGACGTCATGTTGCTGGGCGAGTATCTCAAGGAAGTGAAGGAATCTTCCGTTTCCGCACCCTTCCGGGTGGATCGGGGGGCGCAGGTGACGAGCGGAACATGCTCCCTGGCTTCCCCTGCGCAATTCCGTACGGCAGTGGGGGAAAAGGCCGTGCTGAGCCTTCCTGATGCCGGTTCCACCGTTTACGGGAATGCGGAAGCCCACGGGCGCAGCAAGACCCAGGAAGATGGTGCCGCCGTCAACCGGGGCTTTGCCGTTTCCCGCGTGTATGAAAAACTCAATTCCGAAGGCAAATGGGAACCTGCCGCGGAGTT